Part of the Candidatus Baltobacteraceae bacterium genome is shown below.
GAGCAGACGCCGTCGTTCGACACCGACGTGCTGCAGCGCGATCTGCCGCTCGACGCGCAGGGCAACGCGAGCTTGAGCGTCAGCGTGCCGGGCGATCTGCCGTTCCCGATGACGTACACCGTCGACATGGAAACCACCGACGTCTCGAACCTATCGGTCTCCGACTCGAAGAGTTTTCTGGCGCTGCCGGGTGACGGCGTTATCGGTATCAGCTCCGACGTGGGCGGCGTGGCCGGAAAACCGATGCCGCTGCACGTGATCGTCACCGACGCCGGCGGCCATCCGATCGCCGGACGCGGCGTGCATCTCGTGTTGCAGAAGATGACGTACACGTCGGCGACCCAGGAAGTCGAAGGCGGTCAGAGCGCGCAGCAATCGATCGAGTATGCGGATGCCGGCAGCACCGACGTGACGTCGGCTCAGGCGCCGGTGGACGCTCAGTTGACGCCGCCCGACCCCGGACCTTATCGCGTCGTCGCAAACTTTGCGAGCGCTCAAGGTGATGCAACCTCGACCGATTATCAGATTTTTGCGTTCGGTCCGGGCGAAGCCGATTGGGGCTTGAGCGATGCCAACGCGGTCGCGGTGAAGCTCGACAAGAAGTCGTATGCGGTCGGCGACACCGCGACCGCGATGGTCGCTTCGCCGTATGCGAAGGCGGACGTCTACGTAAGCGTGGTGCGCGGCGACATGCTGTATCGCACGACAATGCGCGGCGCCGGCGGCGCCGCGCGCGTTTCGTTCAAGATCACGCCCCAGATGCTGCCCAACGCGGCGTTCGAAGCGGTCGTCGTTCGCCGGGGTCCCAGCGTCGCGTCGGCCAAGCCGGGCAGCGTCGACGGCCTGTCGCGCGTCGGCATGGCGAGCTTCGAAGTCAGCACGGCCGACCGGTATCTGAAGCTCGGCATCGTTCCCAAGTCCGCCAAGGTGCAGCCGGGCGGCTCGCAGCACGTCGATTTTGCCCTCACGCACAAAGACGGCAGCCCGGCGCGCGGCGAGGTCGTTGCGATGGTCGTCAACGACGCGATCTTACAGCTCTCGGGCTATCGCCCTCCGGACTTGGTGCAGACCGTCTTCGCCGATCAACCCGTCTCGACGATCTTCTCGGACAATCGCGAGGGCATCGTGCTGCAAACGCAAACGCCGCCCCCCGAGAAAGGCTTCGGCTATGGCGGCGGATACTTGGCGGGCGCCGCGAGCACGCGCGTGCGGCAGCACTTCTTGCCGCTGGCATTCTATCGCGTGCTGCCGACCGACGCATCGGGCAAAGCCGGCGTCACGTTCTCGATGCCCGACGACCTCACGACGTGGCGCGTGATGGCGGTAGCGGTTGCCGATGACGATGCGCACTTTGTTACGTCGGATACGACGTTCATCTCGGCGCTGCCGTTGATGACCAATCCGCTGCTGCCGCAGTTCGCGCGGCCCGGCGACACGTTCGGACTCGGCGTCTCGGCGTCGAATCAAACCGGTAACGGCGGTGCGCTCGATTTAGTGCTGCAGCTCAGCGGTGCGTTGGCGTTTACGTCGGGCGACCCGCACCGGATGCAAACGTCCGACCAAGCTTCGACCGGCACGCAGGCGTGGCGCTTCCCGGTACACGTGGGGACGCCGTCGCCGACGATGGTTGAAGCAACGAGCCATTTGGGCTCGGCAAGCGATGCGTTCAAGGTTTCGTTCGGGGCGATCGATCGCGGCAGCACCGACGCGGTGATCGAGAGCAGCGCAACCGCGTCGCGTGTGTCGATTCCGATCGATTTGAACCGCGGCGGTTTCGTGCAGATTACACTGGCCAACTCCATCGTTCCGCAGTTCGTCGTTCCCAGCGAACGAATGATGGACGCCGATCCGTATCCCTTCGCGGACGAGCTCGCCTCGCGATTGGAGGTTGCCGGCGCGCTGCAGGGATTACGCGGGCCGTACCGTCTGAATCTTTCGTTCGATCCGGCAGCGCAGATAGCGACCGTGCTTGCGAAACTGTACGCGCTGCAGCGCGACGACGGCGGCTTCGCGTATTGCGAGGGATCGAAGGCGAGCGATCCGTTTGCCACCGCCTACGCGTTGGAAGCCCTGGCCTTCGCCCAAGCGCACGGCGTTGCCGTCGATTCGGGTGTCGTCTCTCGCGCGCAGGCCTTCGTCGCCCAATCGCTGGCCAACCCGTCGCGCTATAAATGGTGCGACGACGCGCACTGTAAGGCACAGCTGCGATTCGAGGCGCTGTGGGCGCTGGCGGCAAGCGGACGCCGTCAGACCGACTTCCTCAACGATATCGTCGCGCAGCAGTCGACGTTCGATCCCGCGACCAAAATCCGGTTGGCGCGGTTCTTGCTGGCGACGCCGGGGTGGCAGAGTCAGGGAGCCGCGCTCGCCGATCGTTTACAGCAAACGCTGTACGTCACCGGACGGTACTCCGCCGCTAACGTGTCGTCGCAGTGGGGATGGATGGGTTCGACCGTCGACGCACAGGCGCAGATGCTGCAGCTGCTGATCGAGCGTCACGCTCCGGTCGAACAGCTCGACGGTGCCGTGCGCCAACTGGTCGCACAGCAATGCCGCTGCGGATGGCCGACGATCGACGACACCGCCTCGGCAACGATGGCGCTCGCCGCGTACGCTGCGACCGAGCATTTAGGGCCGGCATCGGCGATGGTGACGGCCGGCGGCGCGACCTTGGCATCGGCGCAGTTCAACGGCGTTGCGTCGTCGCAGAGCGTGACGATTGCGGCGAGCAAAGTCAAGGGCGGCGCTCTCGACGTCGCGGCGCAGGGCGGAACGATTCACTACATCGTGCTTTACTCGTATCCGGTTGCTGCGAACGCGCCGGGCGAGCTCGCGGCGTTCCGCGTGATCCGCACGGTCGCTCCACCGGGAGCGAGCAGCACGCCGGTAGCGACCATGGATTTGGCAGCCGTCGCGCCGGTCGACATCACTGCCGGCAACGTCTTCGACGTCGGCG
Proteins encoded:
- a CDS encoding Ig-like domain-containing protein codes for the protein MRRSLFFAVTLIAAAAAVTSCNQNAPTPTKLSPVAPLVKPVLPTWIASISPTGKTESLAQVRVIFAKPVAKVEALSGAGPADVLSHFSLDPPLKGKFSLLTPRMVGFVAEQALPIGTRVAVKLSAGLHDLDGDTLANDLAWTFETDPLAMTNLPSLKAAQDESATPGPAPTLPTLKITSNAAVDASSLAAHTTFQGGGEMVPATAVLEAQPTPYPASNSAELFDPSLNDWTYDVKPQRDLKTSTTYSLVIAAGVEPAYGNVASSKQFSGAIHTYDALAIVPTPSASPAPGSGSRFAAGDPSIAFNNPLDAKSIAGAVTVSPAPANVKSLVTLSDDGTTLSIDPYALDPDATYAATLGPTIKDVFGQTLGQARTITIRTSDFGPGAWAPSGANVIAAGAPVQLNFYATNLPRNAYRMATARVAANDLMTSLDALHWLPAPSAWPEHTLAGAKRNAQSVVRVSLQAQLGGPYGALAYGFRTDLDPADSSPGLVGIAQLTNIGVFAQWFPQRGIVMTQHLSDGSPAAGVNVTLYRYDNSNNTVLGTCAQGTTGQNGEADFSGVDIERCYAGADANQAPTMGVVATEGGDVATLQTQSYSGIYRFDVNGGWSSGAPLSRGTVFPDRDMYQPGETGEITGVAYYVSGDRIVADRNATYALTLQDPSNNKSSLGSVKTDAYGIFSLPLIFSKQQALGYYTVDAKGASGNDINGGFRVAEFKPPNFKLTLSLSGTSAQAGSEVRANANAMYLFGAPLQGGSAHAYVTRELASVQPQGWDAFLFGRQWFYPEQTPSFDTDVLQRDLPLDAQGNASLSVSVPGDLPFPMTYTVDMETTDVSNLSVSDSKSFLALPGDGVIGISSDVGGVAGKPMPLHVIVTDAGGHPIAGRGVHLVLQKMTYTSATQEVEGGQSAQQSIEYADAGSTDVTSAQAPVDAQLTPPDPGPYRVVANFASAQGDATSTDYQIFAFGPGEADWGLSDANAVAVKLDKKSYAVGDTATAMVASPYAKADVYVSVVRGDMLYRTTMRGAGGAARVSFKITPQMLPNAAFEAVVVRRGPSVASAKPGSVDGLSRVGMASFEVSTADRYLKLGIVPKSAKVQPGGSQHVDFALTHKDGSPARGEVVAMVVNDAILQLSGYRPPDLVQTVFADQPVSTIFSDNREGIVLQTQTPPPEKGFGYGGGYLAGAASTRVRQHFLPLAFYRVLPTDASGKAGVTFSMPDDLTTWRVMAVAVADDDAHFVTSDTTFISALPLMTNPLLPQFARPGDTFGLGVSASNQTGNGGALDLVLQLSGALAFTSGDPHRMQTSDQASTGTQAWRFPVHVGTPSPTMVEATSHLGSASDAFKVSFGAIDRGSTDAVIESSATASRVSIPIDLNRGGFVQITLANSIVPQFVVPSERMMDADPYPFADELASRLEVAGALQGLRGPYRLNLSFDPAAQIATVLAKLYALQRDDGGFAYCEGSKASDPFATAYALEALAFAQAHGVAVDSGVVSRAQAFVAQSLANPSRYKWCDDAHCKAQLRFEALWALAASGRRQTDFLNDIVAQQSTFDPATKIRLARFLLATPGWQSQGAALADRLQQTLYVTGRYSAANVSSQWGWMGSTVDAQAQMLQLLIERHAPVEQLDGAVRQLVAQQCRCGWPTIDDTASATMALAAYAATEHLGPASAMVTAGGATLASAQFNGVASSQSVTIAASKVKGGALDVAAQGGTIHYIVLYSYPVAANAPGELAAFRVIRTVAPPGASSTPVATMDLAAVAPVDITAGNVFDVGVRVIVDHPVDRLLIEDPLPAGFEAVDTSFRTTLATLVPQSDSWELDTQQIYRDRVMGFAEHLGPGVYEMHYLVRSVTPGTFLWPGAKAYLRDAPEQFGRSASTQLHITP